In a genomic window of Campylobacter concisus:
- a CDS encoding molecular chaperone, translating into MTSKGEFAAGRGLYYSLFSRFFVFSQDADRFSGVNAMLGLASAHALNEESAAAIMRIQVKFDEENSQNLADEFDEIFHALPSPLRNSLSYYDEGYEVGHACAKVRKILARTDIRRDEAKFKENEDNVGFVFALMSEFIARESELELYGELEEQLFKEIINPNIDEFIENLFNHESSEIYKDVAVLLQGFIEFERVVLSAPRPINQGENKKTLDGVSRSEAIRRQKNRVRKLKAMEEENAKK; encoded by the coding sequence ATGACTAGCAAGGGCGAATTTGCGGCGGGACGCGGGCTTTACTACTCGCTATTTTCGCGTTTTTTCGTTTTTAGCCAAGACGCCGACAGATTTAGCGGCGTAAACGCGATGCTAGGCCTTGCCTCAGCGCACGCTCTAAACGAAGAATCGGCTGCCGCGATAATGCGCATACAGGTAAAATTCGACGAGGAAAATTCGCAAAATTTAGCGGATGAATTCGATGAAATTTTCCACGCTCTACCAAGTCCGCTCAGAAACTCGCTATCCTACTACGACGAGGGCTACGAGGTCGGACACGCCTGCGCAAAAGTGCGTAAAATTTTAGCCCGCACAGACATTAGGCGCGACGAGGCTAAATTTAAAGAAAACGAAGACAACGTGGGTTTCGTGTTTGCGCTAATGAGCGAATTTATCGCGAGAGAGAGCGAGCTGGAGCTATACGGCGAGCTTGAGGAGCAGCTCTTTAAAGAGATCATAAATCCAAACATCGACGAGTTTATAGAGAATCTTTTTAATCACGAAAGCAGCGAAATTTACAAAGACGTAGCGGTACTTCTGCAAGGATTTATAGAGTTTGAACGCGTAGTTTTAAGCGCGCCGCGTCCTATAAATCAAGGTGAAAACAAAAAGACCTTGGACGGAGTTTCAAGATCCGAGGCCATAAGAAGGCAAAAAAACCGAGTGAGAAAGCTAAAAGCTATGGAGGAAGAAAATGCAAAAAAATAG
- the fdh3B gene encoding formate dehydrogenase FDH3 subunit beta, translating into MSEFNDNNRLKFYCDDDRCIDCNGCAVACDEAHELPLGIRRRRVITLNEGVPGKEISTSIACMHCEDAPCSLVCPVDCFYIRSDGIVLHDKDICIGCGYCLYACPFGAPQFPREGVFGAKGSMDKCTMCAGGPLPTNSEAEREEYGQDRISEGKVPVCAAMCSTKALLVGESAMIEKIYGDRVKARGYGFKDLKQTLTWKLAYYAGDRLKIKS; encoded by the coding sequence ATGAGCGAATTTAACGATAACAATAGACTTAAATTTTACTGCGACGACGATAGATGTATCGACTGTAACGGCTGTGCGGTGGCTTGCGACGAGGCTCACGAGCTGCCTCTAGGTATCCGCCGCCGCCGCGTCATCACGCTAAACGAAGGCGTACCCGGTAAGGAAATATCAACCTCGATAGCTTGCATGCACTGCGAGGACGCTCCATGCTCGCTGGTTTGTCCGGTTGATTGCTTTTATATCAGGAGCGATGGTATCGTGCTACACGATAAAGATATCTGCATCGGCTGCGGATACTGTCTATACGCGTGTCCGTTCGGCGCGCCTCAGTTCCCGCGCGAGGGAGTATTTGGCGCCAAAGGTTCGATGGATAAGTGCACGATGTGCGCAGGCGGTCCGCTACCGACGAATAGCGAAGCCGAGCGCGAAGAGTACGGTCAGGATAGAATTTCCGAAGGAAAGGTGCCGGTTTGTGCGGCGATGTGCTCGACAAAGGCGCTACTAGTAGGAGAATCGGCAATGATAGAAAAAATCTACGGCGATAGAGTCAAGGCTCGCGGCTACGGCTTTAAAGACCTAAAACAAACTCTGACCTGGAAGCTCGCCTACTATGCTGGCGATAGGCTTAAAATAAAATCTTAA
- a CDS encoding formate dehydrogenase subunit alpha, translating into MPHSNAVGRRSFLKMAALAGVAGSMSGLAASGVTRSATKEEMANPFPNSKIVKTVCTVCSVGCGVRAEVENGVWVRQEVAQDHPVSAGGHCCKGSDVIDMVRSHCRVKYPMKKVGGKWKRISYKEALDEIGAKLKAYREKNPEQVMFLGSAKDCNEQSYYISKFVAMFGTNNLDHQARLUHSSTVAGVANTWGYGAMTNHLGDIQNAKSIFIVGANPAVNHPVGFRHFLKAKENNGAKLIVIDPRYTRTAAKADYFAQIRTGTDIPFMYGMMNIIFQNGWEDKEFINDRVYGMDLIREEAAKWTPEVVADVCGIKKETLLEITEVYAKNRPGSVVWAMGLTQHTIGSSNTRIAPILQLVLGNMGVSGGGCNILRGHDNVQGATDMANLPTELPGYYPKNEANWKYFAKMWKVDFEWLQKNFVKPEMMFKPGFTLSKWWAGVLDGKNGNEAVDNAGDSIKALVVIGNGITSTAQQVKVKEGLDALELLVLVDPFVNDAGVITDKKDDVYILPAATQFETSGTVVATNRSGQWRSQVVEPLFESMPDHEILFELAKRLGYYDELTRTIRDAEGKIEWPEVATREIANIIKTIGMTGWTPERLKKHQENWDKFDEKTSLGKPGTVVEGEYYGLPWPCWTEDHPGSPILYDINKSVRQGGMGFRNRFGLEHNGVSQLAADGSAPVDSFVKGGYPEIKKDNIEKVLGITLTEDEKAKIGGSWIHDDSNIIAKKCMEKNIAPYGNARARTIVWTFADQIPLHREPLHTPRFDLAQKYPSFEDKKLQNRVDTKFKSVQLAKDYSKEFPIILTTARLVNFSGAGMETRASMYLSRLTPEMFADIHPELAAKHGIKNWDFIWVHSPEGTKVKVRARVVPSVKPDTIFMPFHYAGYMQGVDMTGNFPEGTKPYAVGESANTVTNYGYDINTQIPETKSGLCRIEKA; encoded by the coding sequence ATGCCCCACTCAAACGCAGTCGGGCGAAGATCGTTTTTAAAAATGGCCGCGCTAGCGGGCGTAGCGGGCAGCATGAGCGGACTGGCCGCTAGCGGCGTAACTAGAAGCGCCACAAAAGAAGAAATGGCAAATCCGTTTCCAAACTCTAAAATCGTAAAAACCGTTTGTACGGTTTGCTCCGTTGGATGCGGAGTGCGCGCCGAGGTAGAAAACGGCGTTTGGGTACGCCAAGAAGTAGCTCAAGATCATCCGGTAAGCGCTGGCGGCCACTGCTGTAAGGGTAGCGACGTCATCGATATGGTGCGCTCTCACTGCCGCGTAAAATACCCGATGAAAAAAGTAGGCGGCAAATGGAAACGCATCAGCTACAAAGAGGCTCTTGATGAAATCGGCGCCAAACTAAAAGCGTATCGCGAAAAAAATCCAGAGCAAGTAATGTTTCTAGGCTCTGCAAAAGATTGCAACGAACAAAGCTATTATATAAGCAAATTCGTAGCGATGTTCGGGACTAATAATCTAGATCACCAAGCACGTCTTTGACACAGCTCTACAGTCGCCGGTGTGGCGAATACTTGGGGTTATGGAGCTATGACCAATCATCTTGGAGATATCCAAAACGCGAAGTCTATCTTTATAGTGGGCGCAAATCCGGCGGTAAATCACCCGGTCGGCTTTAGACATTTTCTAAAAGCGAAGGAAAATAACGGCGCAAAGCTAATCGTGATCGATCCAAGATACACGAGAACTGCGGCTAAGGCTGATTATTTTGCTCAAATTCGTACCGGCACGGATATACCTTTTATGTATGGCATGATGAATATCATCTTTCAAAACGGCTGGGAAGATAAGGAATTTATAAACGACCGCGTCTACGGTATGGATCTGATCCGCGAAGAGGCTGCCAAATGGACACCTGAAGTCGTAGCAGATGTTTGCGGGATCAAAAAAGAGACGCTTCTTGAGATAACCGAAGTTTATGCCAAAAATCGCCCGGGATCGGTCGTTTGGGCGATGGGTCTAACTCAGCACACCATAGGCAGCTCAAACACTCGTATCGCTCCGATCCTGCAACTAGTGCTAGGAAATATGGGCGTTAGCGGCGGCGGCTGTAATATCCTTCGCGGCCACGACAACGTTCAAGGCGCGACGGATATGGCGAATTTGCCGACCGAGTTACCCGGATACTATCCAAAAAACGAAGCCAACTGGAAATACTTCGCTAAGATGTGGAAGGTCGATTTTGAATGGCTCCAAAAGAATTTCGTTAAGCCTGAAATGATGTTTAAACCCGGATTTACGCTATCAAAATGGTGGGCGGGCGTGCTTGACGGTAAAAACGGCAACGAAGCCGTAGATAATGCCGGCGACAGTATAAAAGCCTTAGTAGTAATCGGCAACGGTATCACCTCTACCGCGCAACAAGTAAAAGTAAAAGAGGGCCTAGACGCGCTTGAGCTTTTGGTTCTAGTAGATCCTTTCGTAAACGATGCCGGCGTGATAACGGACAAAAAAGACGACGTCTATATACTACCTGCGGCGACGCAGTTTGAAACCAGCGGCACCGTCGTAGCCACAAACCGTAGCGGCCAGTGGAGAAGTCAAGTCGTGGAGCCGCTTTTTGAGAGTATGCCAGATCACGAAATTTTATTCGAGCTTGCCAAAAGGCTAGGATACTATGACGAACTAACGCGCACGATCAGAGACGCTGAAGGCAAGATCGAGTGGCCTGAAGTCGCTACTCGCGAGATCGCAAATATAATTAAAACTATCGGCATGACGGGTTGGACTCCGGAAAGGCTCAAAAAGCACCAAGAAAACTGGGATAAATTTGACGAAAAAACAAGTCTAGGAAAACCGGGCACCGTAGTCGAAGGCGAATACTACGGCTTGCCGTGGCCGTGCTGGACTGAGGATCATCCGGGTAGCCCGATACTTTACGATATAAACAAGTCCGTTAGGCAAGGCGGTATGGGTTTTAGAAACCGCTTCGGCTTAGAGCATAACGGAGTTAGCCAATTAGCCGCAGACGGTAGCGCGCCCGTAGATTCGTTTGTCAAGGGCGGATATCCGGAGATCAAAAAAGATAACATCGAAAAGGTGCTAGGTATCACGCTAACCGAGGATGAAAAGGCTAAAATAGGCGGCAGCTGGATACATGACGATAGTAATATCATCGCTAAAAAATGCATGGAGAAAAACATCGCTCCGTACGGTAACGCGCGAGCTAGGACGATCGTTTGGACTTTTGCGGATCAAATTCCTCTTCACAGAGAGCCGTTGCATACGCCTAGATTCGATCTGGCGCAAAAGTATCCGAGCTTTGAGGATAAGAAACTTCAAAACCGCGTCGATACGAAATTTAAATCCGTCCAGCTAGCAAAGGACTACTCAAAAGAATTTCCTATTATCCTCACGACGGCTCGCCTCGTAAATTTTAGCGGCGCGGGCATGGAGACGAGAGCTAGTATGTATCTAAGCCGCTTGACGCCTGAGATGTTTGCAGATATCCACCCTGAACTTGCGGCTAAACACGGCATTAAAAACTGGGATTTCATCTGGGTTCATTCGCCTGAAGGTACCAAGGTTAAGGTGCGCGCCAGAGTAGTACCGTCCGTTAAACCCGACACCATCTTTATGCCGTTTCATTATGCGGGTTATATGCAAGGCGTCGATATGACGGGTAATTTCCCGGAAGGCACCAAGCCTTATGCGGTAGGCGAGAGCGCAAATACCGTCACTAACTATGGATATGATATAAACACTCAGATTCCTGAAACCAAAAGCGGTCTATGCCGCATAGAAAAGGCGTAA
- a CDS encoding twin-arginine translocation signal domain-containing protein, protein MQKNRREFLKKAGLVGAAAATAGVATAAASNLKYGKSKKTEVLYKRSKNWDLYYEQAK, encoded by the coding sequence ATGCAAAAAAATAGGCGAGAATTTTTAAAAAAGGCGGGGCTAGTCGGCGCGGCAGCGGCTACGGCCGGAGTAGCGACGGCAGCGGCGTCAAACCTAAAATACGGTAAAAGCAAAAAGACCGAAGTGCTTTATAAAAGAAGCAAAAACTGGGATCTGTACTACGAACAAGCGAAATAA
- the tupC gene encoding tungstate ABC transporter ATP-binding protein TupC has product MINVRNLRLNYGASEILNIPHLDIDVSKITALTGSNGSGKSTLMRVMSFLQKPTSGEVRLWGSSAPSLNLLRDVSILLPEPALLKRSVRENFRAVLKSRGVLAEFNERASEALNLVGLNESFLNKRHFELSSGQTQRVSFALNLALRSHLYLLDEPTNSVDVGTSKLFGKAVLYMRQRYGCGFVIASHDDKWLTAIAEENVFLHKGRVCEFEYKNIFDARDGVLKFDENASVNLPQNLRNAVKIAVNPSKITLSKTPIDGYLGGILHSVSLYLGKELLVKIKVGDFLIKTLAANSQNFRVGENIYFKFDEEAFLRLE; this is encoded by the coding sequence GTGATAAACGTTAGAAATTTACGCCTAAACTACGGCGCGAGCGAGATTTTAAACATCCCGCACCTTGATATCGACGTTAGTAAAATCACCGCGCTAACGGGCAGCAACGGCAGCGGCAAAAGCACGCTGATGCGAGTAATGTCGTTTTTACAAAAGCCCACTAGCGGCGAAGTGCGGCTGTGGGGGAGCAGCGCGCCGAGTCTAAATTTACTGCGCGACGTTAGCATTTTGTTGCCCGAACCGGCACTTTTAAAACGCTCCGTGAGGGAAAATTTTAGAGCCGTTTTAAAAAGCCGCGGAGTGCTAGCGGAATTTAACGAAAGGGCGAGCGAGGCGTTAAATTTGGTCGGGCTTAACGAGAGCTTTTTGAACAAGCGCCACTTTGAGCTTAGCTCGGGACAGACGCAGCGCGTTAGCTTTGCGTTAAATTTGGCGCTTAGATCGCATTTATATCTACTCGACGAGCCGACAAACAGCGTGGACGTGGGCACGTCAAAGCTTTTCGGCAAGGCGGTGCTTTACATGCGGCAAAGATACGGCTGCGGCTTTGTGATCGCTAGTCACGACGACAAATGGCTAACCGCAATCGCCGAAGAAAACGTCTTTTTGCACAAGGGGCGCGTGTGCGAATTCGAATACAAAAATATATTCGACGCGCGGGACGGGGTTTTGAAATTTGACGAAAACGCGAGCGTAAATTTGCCGCAAAATTTACGTAACGCCGTAAAAATCGCCGTAAATCCAAGCAAAATAACGCTAAGCAAAACGCCGATAGATGGGTATTTGGGCGGCATCTTGCACTCGGTTTCGCTCTATCTTGGCAAAGAGCTTTTGGTGAAAATCAAAGTCGGCGACTTTTTGATTAAAACGCTGGCGGCGAATTCGCAAAATTTTAGAGTCGGCGAAAATATTTATTTTAAATTTGACGAGGAAGCGTTTTTGAGGCTTGAATGA
- the tupA gene encoding tungstate ABC transporter substrate-binding protein TupA, protein MKKVILGSLIASVLAFAGDSELIMATTTSTDNTGLLDAIYPVYKAKTGVDIKWTAVGTGAALKLGENCDADILFVHSPKVEKEFVEKGFGVERKAVMYNDFVVIADKSIADKFKGKDIKESFELIKKENIKFFSRGDKSGTDNKEKGIWKKIIGEVPEKDGWYMQTGQGMLATINAAAEQKGVTFTDRGTYIKYEDTKKGAPEMVIINEGDNDLKNFYSLIAVNPKHCAKADIENANKFIEWATSEEGQKFIGDFKLLDKPLFTPDANTRKN, encoded by the coding sequence ATGAAAAAAGTAATATTAGGCTCGCTAATCGCGAGCGTTTTGGCGTTTGCGGGCGATAGCGAACTCATCATGGCTACCACCACCAGCACCGATAACACTGGGCTACTAGACGCGATCTACCCTGTGTATAAGGCAAAAACCGGCGTCGATATCAAATGGACCGCCGTAGGCACGGGCGCTGCTTTAAAACTTGGCGAAAACTGCGATGCGGACATACTTTTCGTGCATTCGCCAAAAGTTGAGAAAGAATTCGTAGAAAAAGGCTTTGGCGTCGAGAGAAAAGCCGTAATGTACAATGATTTCGTCGTTATCGCCGATAAATCTATCGCCGATAAATTTAAAGGCAAAGACATAAAAGAGAGCTTTGAGCTGATCAAAAAAGAGAATATCAAATTTTTCTCTCGCGGCGATAAATCAGGCACTGACAACAAAGAAAAAGGTATCTGGAAAAAAATCATCGGCGAAGTGCCTGAAAAAGACGGCTGGTATATGCAAACCGGCCAAGGCATGCTAGCTACCATCAACGCTGCAGCCGAGCAAAAGGGCGTGACATTCACCGACCGCGGCACCTACATCAAGTACGAGGACACCAAAAAAGGCGCGCCTGAGATGGTCATCATCAACGAGGGCGACAACGACCTAAAGAACTTCTACTCGCTAATCGCGGTAAATCCGAAGCACTGCGCTAAGGCCGACATCGAAAACGCAAATAAATTTATAGAGTGGGCGACGAGCGAAGAGGGTCAGAAATTTATCGGCGACTTTAAGCTGCTAGATAAGCCGCTTTTCACGCCTGACGCGAATACTCGCAAAAACTAA
- the tupB gene encoding tungstate ABC transporter permease TupB, translating to MDFLLNGFLEAFRLLFSGDEETYSAIRATLYTSSVSIFFTILVGFPLGFTLGFYDFKGRRILRLLSDTALAIPTVAIGLILYAFITRNGPFGEFGLLFTLKAVMLGQFVLALPIIISLSASVVENMDKKHYLTILNLRLSPPRLVGCVLYELRYALMVVVATAYGRIVAEVGVAMMIGGNIKYFTRTITTAVSLETNKGEFAMGIALALVLIFIAFAVNLTIHALKRLDK from the coding sequence TTGGACTTTCTACTAAACGGATTCTTAGAGGCCTTTAGGCTGCTTTTTAGCGGCGATGAGGAAACGTATTCGGCGATCAGGGCGACGCTTTACACTTCGAGCGTTTCGATATTTTTTACGATTTTAGTCGGTTTTCCGCTAGGCTTTACGCTGGGATTTTACGATTTTAAAGGGCGCAGGATTTTGAGACTGCTCAGCGATACGGCGCTTGCGATACCCACCGTTGCGATCGGACTTATTTTGTATGCATTTATCACGCGAAACGGCCCGTTTGGCGAGTTTGGGCTGCTTTTTACGCTAAAGGCCGTGATGCTGGGGCAGTTTGTGCTAGCACTACCTATCATCATCTCGCTAAGCGCTAGCGTCGTGGAAAATATGGACAAAAAGCACTATCTAACCATCCTAAATTTACGCCTGAGCCCGCCAAGGCTAGTGGGCTGCGTGCTTTACGAGCTAAGATACGCTTTGATGGTAGTCGTAGCGACGGCGTACGGGCGTATCGTGGCCGAGGTCGGCGTGGCGATGATGATCGGCGGAAATATCAAATACTTTACTCGCACGATCACGACTGCGGTGTCGCTGGAGACGAATAAGGGTGAGTTTGCGATGGGTATAGCGCTGGCTTTGGTACTTATCTTTATCGCATTTGCCGTAAATTTGACGATACACGCGCTAAAAAGGCTGGATAAATGA
- a CDS encoding aminotransferase class V-fold PLP-dependent enzyme, whose amino-acid sequence MANLDEIRKNIILKPGVHYFDFAASGLAYEPVEREIADVLKIYANTHSDSSSSAIITQRHYEGARESLKKLLGLDERFYLIACGQGATAAIKKFQELLGIYLPPATRSAIGEANLRAAQLPLVLVSPYEHHSNELSFREGLCDYMRVPLSESGEIDMLGLERILKLNAGRRIIGSFSAASNVTGVVSDYKKISELIRAAGGIVAFDCAALSSHANLDCDHFDAIFLSPHKLLGGPASCGLLAIKKELLNSDVPTFAAGGTVAYASREGHVFLKNHEQLEEGGTPPIIGLIRANLAYALRNEVGFERIKSAEDELARLFESELNSIDEVINYAPKGAPRLPIISFNVRGVSAYDFAASLSNDFGIQTRAGVMCAGPYAHDLLGIKEGRMPEAKPGFVRVSLHYTHTEQDVLYLAGAIKSCIKKHRELWGEEKAMYEMFGGKI is encoded by the coding sequence ATGGCAAATTTAGACGAAATAAGAAAAAATATCATCCTAAAACCGGGCGTGCATTATTTTGATTTCGCGGCTTCCGGGCTTGCTTATGAGCCCGTAGAGCGCGAGATAGCAGATGTTCTCAAAATCTACGCCAACACCCACTCTGACAGCAGCTCGAGCGCCATCATCACGCAGCGGCACTACGAGGGTGCGCGCGAGAGCCTAAAAAAGCTGCTAGGCCTTGACGAGCGGTTTTATCTCATCGCTTGCGGACAGGGCGCGACGGCCGCGATCAAAAAATTTCAGGAGTTGCTTGGCATCTATCTGCCGCCTGCGACCAGAAGCGCGATCGGCGAGGCAAATTTACGCGCCGCGCAGCTTCCGCTCGTGCTCGTTTCGCCATACGAGCACCATTCAAACGAGCTTAGCTTTCGTGAGGGGCTTTGCGACTACATGCGCGTGCCGCTTAGCGAGTCCGGCGAGATAGATATGCTAGGACTCGAGCGCATACTGAAGCTAAATGCCGGGCGCCGTATCATCGGCTCGTTTAGCGCCGCCTCAAACGTCACGGGCGTCGTCAGCGACTACAAAAAAATCAGCGAGCTAATCAGAGCCGCGGGCGGGATCGTGGCCTTTGACTGCGCAGCGCTGAGCTCGCACGCAAATTTAGACTGCGATCATTTCGACGCGATTTTCCTCTCGCCGCATAAGTTGCTCGGAGGGCCCGCTAGCTGCGGGCTTTTGGCGATCAAAAAGGAGCTGCTTAACAGCGATGTGCCGACGTTTGCCGCAGGCGGGACGGTCGCCTACGCCAGCCGCGAAGGGCACGTGTTTTTGAAAAATCACGAGCAGCTAGAGGAGGGCGGTACGCCGCCCATAATCGGGCTCATACGGGCAAATTTGGCCTACGCGCTACGAAACGAGGTGGGTTTTGAGAGGATAAAAAGCGCCGAGGACGAGCTCGCGCGGCTTTTTGAGAGCGAGCTTAATAGTATAGACGAGGTCATAAACTACGCTCCAAAGGGCGCGCCGCGGCTGCCGATAATTTCCTTTAACGTGCGCGGCGTCTCGGCGTATGATTTTGCCGCGAGCCTTAGCAACGACTTTGGTATCCAGACGCGCGCGGGCGTGATGTGCGCTGGGCCGTACGCTCACGATCTGCTGGGTATCAAGGAGGGGCGCATGCCAGAAGCCAAGCCCGGCTTCGTGCGCGTGAGCCTGCACTACACGCACACCGAGCAAGACGTGCTCTATCTCGCGGGCGCGATAAAATCCTGCATCAAAAAGCACCGCGAGCTTTGGGGCGAGGAAAAGGCGATGTATGAGATGTTCGGCGGGAAGATTTAG
- a CDS encoding molybdopterin oxidoreductase family protein — protein MEEIVKTTCPYCGTGCGIDLIVRNGRIVDAKPSKDHHVNDGELCLKGMFGWEFVNSPKRLSRPMMRKLNGVYDKHGELEEVSFEEVYDFLADKFKSTVAKYGPSSIMGFSSARSNNEDNYVFQKFFRAQGSNNVDHCARLUHAPTVAGLASTLGNGTMTNDLVEFATDTDVFLLIGTNTSECHPIIAMQMQRGLQRGAKMIVVDPKRTDMAKKADIFLQIPIGANIKTLNTMMHVIIAENLQDSEFIEKYSEGFEYLKEAVKDFTPERFERETGIKKELIIEAARMYAKAGAAAICYTMGITQFSDGTSNVFSLSNLAVLTGNLGKKGAGVNPLRGQNNVQGACDMGALPNVIPAGAVNSPYAQEQARKVWHFELNPVPGFKLTQAPDKMDSGELKVLYVYGENPVMSDPWTEHFVHAVHHLDCFIVQDLFFTESAHKADVVLPAAGWGEKDGTFINTSRRVQRTRKASEPVNGVEPDWKVVCNIANRMGLEGFDFASPEQIWNELRELMPKFFGGISYYRLGKLGGISWPCPDEEHPGTPVLYADHKSMLPGGKFRFAPVLYLDDKNERAKAEAEFRAKMNIPEGYPVGSGALSEVPDEVYPCLFTTGRKVYHYHTGTMTRECPALEYGAGIEGALIEVSPDIARERELEEGCYALVQNKRGQIAAKLRVNPDLKEGTIFTTFHYSEADGNELANAGDPDPLSGITPLKMTIANIRRLSEEEFIKFREQNEMSMHSANPYLSPVRA, from the coding sequence TAAACTCTCCTAAACGCTTAAGCCGACCGATGATGAGAAAGCTAAACGGCGTCTACGACAAGCACGGCGAGCTTGAAGAAGTGAGTTTTGAGGAGGTTTATGATTTCCTTGCGGATAAATTTAAATCCACCGTCGCAAAATACGGCCCAAGCTCGATCATGGGCTTTAGCTCCGCGCGCTCAAATAACGAAGACAACTACGTTTTCCAGAAATTTTTCCGCGCCCAGGGCAGCAACAACGTCGATCACTGCGCCCGTCTTTGACACGCTCCTACAGTGGCAGGTCTTGCCAGCACGCTAGGAAACGGAACGATGACGAACGATTTGGTCGAATTTGCGACCGATACGGACGTATTTTTACTCATCGGTACCAACACGAGCGAGTGCCACCCGATCATCGCTATGCAGATGCAGCGCGGCCTTCAGCGCGGCGCGAAGATGATCGTCGTAGATCCAAAGCGCACCGATATGGCTAAAAAAGCCGATATTTTCTTGCAAATCCCGATCGGAGCGAATATCAAAACGCTAAATACGATGATGCACGTAATCATCGCCGAAAATTTGCAAGATAGCGAATTTATCGAGAAGTACTCCGAGGGATTTGAATATCTAAAAGAAGCGGTTAAGGACTTTACGCCTGAGCGTTTCGAGCGCGAAACCGGTATAAAAAAAGAGCTCATCATAGAGGCAGCTAGAATGTATGCTAAAGCAGGCGCGGCAGCGATTTGCTACACGATGGGTATCACGCAGTTTAGCGACGGCACGTCAAACGTCTTTTCGCTATCAAATTTAGCCGTTTTAACGGGAAATTTAGGCAAAAAGGGTGCGGGCGTAAATCCTCTGCGCGGTCAAAACAACGTCCAAGGCGCATGCGACATGGGCGCGCTGCCTAACGTCATCCCGGCAGGAGCGGTAAACAGCCCTTATGCGCAGGAGCAAGCGCGCAAAGTATGGCACTTTGAGCTAAATCCGGTTCCGGGCTTTAAGCTAACGCAAGCACCGGATAAAATGGATAGCGGCGAGCTAAAAGTCCTCTACGTCTACGGCGAAAACCCCGTAATGAGCGACCCTTGGACCGAGCACTTCGTCCACGCCGTGCACCATCTAGACTGCTTTATCGTGCAGGATCTTTTCTTTACCGAGAGCGCGCACAAGGCCGATGTGGTGCTACCTGCCGCGGGCTGGGGCGAGAAGGACGGAACCTTTATCAACACCTCTCGCCGCGTCCAACGCACTCGCAAAGCTAGCGAGCCCGTTAACGGCGTGGAGCCTGATTGGAAGGTCGTTTGCAACATCGCAAACCGCATGGGACTAGAGGGGTTTGATTTTGCGAGCCCTGAGCAAATTTGGAACGAGCTAAGGGAGCTTATGCCTAAATTTTTCGGCGGTATCAGCTACTATAGACTAGGCAAGCTAGGAGGTATCAGCTGGCCTTGCCCGGACGAGGAGCATCCGGGTACGCCGGTGCTTTACGCAGATCACAAGTCCATGCTGCCTGGCGGTAAATTCCGCTTCGCGCCGGTGCTTTACTTAGACGATAAAAACGAACGCGCAAAGGCCGAGGCCGAATTTAGAGCCAAGATGAATATCCCGGAGGGCTACCCAGTCGGTAGCGGCGCGCTTAGCGAGGTGCCAGACGAGGTATATCCGTGCCTATTTACGACCGGACGCAAGGTCTATCACTACCACACTGGCACGATGACTAGAGAGTGTCCGGCTCTTGAATACGGCGCGGGTATCGAGGGCGCGCTCATCGAGGTAAGCCCCGATATCGCTCGCGAGAGGGAGCTAGAGGAGGGCTGCTACGCGCTCGTACAAAACAAACGCGGCCAGATCGCGGCCAAACTACGCGTAAATCCGGATTTAAAAGAAGGCACGATATTTACGACCTTCCACTACAGCGAGGCCGACGGTAACGAGCTAGCAAACGCAGGCGATCCCGATCCGCTCTCAGGCATCACGCCGCTAAAGATGACGATAGCAAACATCAGGCGTCTAAGCGAAGAGGAATTTATCAAATTTAGAGAGCAAAACGAGATGTCGATGCACTCGGCAAATCCTTATTTGTCGCCTGTTAGGGCTTAA